One window from the genome of Streptomyces sp. WZ-12 encodes:
- the lepB gene encoding signal peptidase I, protein MDTDAQLTERDPTPDPAQGSERRSRSARLWARAGELRYRPITLFALCLAFLFLLSTFVAQPFLIPSTSMENTLRVGDRVLVNKLAYRFGATPRRGDVIVFDGTGSFVHREQGENPVTGLLRKAGAALGLARSDDTDYVKRVIGVGGDRVTCCDKRGRIDVNGEPVTEGYLHPGDAPSAVPFDIVVPPGRLWVMGDHRARSSDSRDHLGEPGGGTIPLDKVIGRAALITWPFSRWSALDTPGAFARIPAPAGPHG, encoded by the coding sequence ATGGACACCGACGCACAGCTCACGGAGCGCGACCCCACTCCCGACCCCGCCCAGGGGTCGGAGCGGCGGTCGCGCTCCGCGCGTTTGTGGGCCCGGGCCGGTGAGCTGCGGTACCGGCCGATCACCCTCTTCGCGCTGTGCCTGGCGTTCCTGTTCCTGCTCAGCACCTTCGTCGCGCAGCCGTTCCTGATCCCCAGCACCTCTATGGAGAACACCCTCCGGGTCGGTGACCGGGTCCTGGTGAACAAGCTGGCGTACCGTTTCGGCGCCACCCCCCGGCGCGGCGACGTCATCGTCTTCGACGGCACCGGATCTTTCGTTCACAGGGAGCAGGGGGAGAATCCCGTCACGGGACTGCTGCGCAAGGCGGGCGCGGCGCTGGGCCTGGCCCGGTCCGACGACACCGATTACGTCAAGCGCGTCATCGGCGTCGGTGGGGACCGAGTGACCTGCTGCGACAAACGGGGGCGGATCGACGTGAACGGTGAGCCGGTGACCGAGGGGTATCTCCATCCCGGGGACGCGCCCTCCGCCGTCCCCTTCGACATCGTGGTGCCCCCGGGCCGGCTGTGGGTCATGGGCGACCACCGGGCCCGCTCCAGCGACTCCCGCGACCACCTCGGCGAACCGGGCGGCGGCACCATCCCGCTGGACAAGGTCATCGGCCGTGCCGCCCTGATCACCTGGCCGTTCAGCCGCTGGAGCGCCCTCGACACCCCTGGGGCCTTCGCCCGTATACCGGCCCCGGCAGGCCCCCATGGGTAG
- the lepB gene encoding signal peptidase I, whose amino-acid sequence MAVGARSGTEEPEEPAGRGESTSQAASSVHQPQAQSGGSAPDRPRTDLSKQSDTAADEEAIGSVTKGKKPRAFWKELPILIGIALLLALLIKTFLVQAFSIPSDSMQDTLQRGDRVLVDKLTPWFGSKPERGEVVVFHDPGGWLNETPTPQPNPVQKVLSFIGLMPSAEEKDLIKRVIAVGGDTVECQGTGPVKVNGKALKEDSYIFPNATPCGDRPFGPIHVPKGRIWVMGDHRDDSLDSRYHQNLPGNGTVSESEVVGRAFTIAWPINRWATLPVPDTFDQSGINKAMGAAPAAMGLAGAVPLVIWRRRRLTAARNPR is encoded by the coding sequence TTGGCGGTCGGCGCGCGGTCCGGAACCGAAGAGCCCGAAGAGCCGGCGGGACGCGGTGAGTCCACGTCGCAGGCGGCGAGTTCCGTACATCAGCCACAGGCCCAGTCAGGCGGGTCCGCGCCGGACCGGCCGCGGACCGATCTATCGAAGCAGTCGGACACAGCGGCCGACGAGGAGGCGATCGGCAGCGTGACCAAAGGCAAGAAGCCGCGTGCCTTCTGGAAGGAACTGCCGATCCTCATCGGCATCGCCCTGCTCCTCGCACTGTTGATCAAGACGTTCCTGGTACAGGCGTTCTCGATTCCGTCCGATTCGATGCAGGACACCCTCCAGCGCGGGGACCGGGTGCTGGTCGACAAGTTGACACCGTGGTTCGGCTCCAAGCCGGAGCGCGGCGAGGTCGTCGTCTTCCACGACCCGGGCGGCTGGCTCAACGAGACCCCCACCCCGCAGCCCAACCCCGTGCAGAAGGTCCTCAGCTTCATCGGGCTGATGCCGTCGGCCGAGGAGAAGGACCTGATCAAGCGGGTCATCGCGGTCGGCGGTGACACCGTCGAGTGCCAGGGCACCGGCCCGGTGAAGGTCAACGGCAAGGCCCTCAAGGAAGACTCCTACATCTTCCCCAACGCCACCCCGTGCGGCGACCGCCCGTTCGGCCCGATCCACGTCCCCAAGGGGCGGATCTGGGTCATGGGTGACCACCGGGACGACTCCCTCGACTCCCGTTACCACCAGAACCTCCCCGGCAACGGGACGGTCTCCGAGTCCGAGGTCGTCGGTCGCGCCTTCACCATCGCCTGGCCGATCAACCGTTGGGCAACCCTCCCCGTACCGGACACCTTCGACCAGTCCGGGATCAACAAGGCAATGGGTGCGGCTCCGGCCGCGATGGGGCTCGCCGGCGCGGTACCGCTCGTCATCTGGCGCCGCAGGAGGCTGACCGCAGCGCGTAACCCCAGGTAA
- the rplS gene encoding 50S ribosomal protein L19, producing the protein MNLLDSVDSAALRSDIPAFRPGDTVNVHVRVIEGNRSRVQQFKGVVIRRQGAGVRETFTVRKVSFSVGVERTFPVHTPIVEKIEVVTRGDVRRAKLYYLRELRGKAAKIKEKRER; encoded by the coding sequence ATGAACCTCCTCGACTCCGTCGACTCCGCGGCGCTGCGCAGCGACATCCCGGCCTTCCGCCCGGGTGACACCGTCAACGTCCACGTCCGCGTCATCGAGGGCAACCGCTCTCGTGTGCAGCAGTTCAAGGGCGTTGTCATCCGCCGCCAGGGCGCCGGCGTGCGCGAGACCTTCACGGTCCGCAAGGTCAGCTTCTCGGTCGGCGTCGAGCGCACCTTCCCGGTGCACACCCCGATCGTCGAGAAGATCGAGGTCGTCACCCGCGGTGACGTGCGCCGCGCCAAGCTGTACTACCTCCGCGAGCTGCGCGGCAAGGCCGCCAAGATCAAGGAGAAGCGCGAGCGCTGA
- the ffh gene encoding signal recognition particle protein produces the protein MFDTLSDRLASTFKNLRGKGRLSEADIDATAREIRIALLEADVALPVVRAFIKQVKERALGVEVSQALNPAQQVIKIVNEELVGILGGETRRLRLAKQPPTVIMLAGLQGAGKTTLAGKLGRWLKTQGHSPLLVACDLQRPNAVNQLQVVSERAGVAFYGPEPGNGVGDPVQVAKDSIEHARGKQYDVVIVDTAGRLGIDAEMMQQAADIRDAVSPDEVLFVVDAMIGQDAVNTAEAFRDGVGFDGVVLSKLDGDARGGAALSIAHVTGKQIMFASNGEKLDEFDAFHPDRMASRILGMGDMLSLIEKAEQTFSQQEAEKMAAKLAKGPKEFTLDDFLAQMEQVRKMGSISKLLGMLPGMAQMKDQINNLDEREVDRTAAIIKSMTPTERQDPTIINGSRRARIARGSGVDVSMVKNLVERFFEARKMMSRMAQGGGMPGMPGIPGMGGGAARKKKQIKQAKGKRKSGNPMKRKADEEAEAARREAAAAGNPLGLPQGGQDPQNFELPEEFKKFMK, from the coding sequence GTGTTCGATACGCTTTCCGACCGCTTGGCGAGTACTTTCAAAAACCTCCGGGGCAAGGGCCGCCTGAGCGAGGCGGACATCGATGCCACCGCGCGCGAGATCCGGATCGCCCTGCTGGAAGCGGACGTCGCGCTGCCGGTCGTCCGTGCCTTCATCAAGCAGGTCAAGGAGCGCGCGCTGGGCGTCGAGGTCAGCCAGGCGCTGAACCCGGCCCAGCAGGTCATCAAGATCGTCAACGAGGAGCTCGTCGGCATCCTCGGCGGCGAGACCCGGCGCCTCCGCCTGGCCAAGCAGCCCCCGACGGTGATCATGCTCGCCGGCCTCCAGGGCGCCGGTAAGACCACCCTCGCCGGCAAGCTGGGCCGCTGGCTCAAGACCCAGGGTCACTCGCCGCTGCTGGTCGCCTGCGACCTCCAGCGCCCCAACGCCGTCAACCAGCTCCAGGTCGTCTCCGAGCGCGCCGGCGTCGCCTTCTACGGCCCCGAGCCGGGCAACGGCGTCGGCGACCCGGTCCAGGTCGCCAAGGACTCCATCGAGCACGCCCGCGGCAAGCAGTACGACGTGGTCATCGTCGACACCGCCGGCCGCCTCGGCATCGACGCCGAGATGATGCAGCAGGCCGCGGACATCCGGGACGCGGTCAGCCCGGACGAGGTCCTCTTCGTCGTCGACGCGATGATCGGTCAGGACGCGGTCAACACCGCCGAGGCGTTCCGCGACGGCGTCGGTTTCGACGGCGTGGTGCTCTCCAAGCTGGACGGCGACGCCCGCGGTGGTGCCGCGCTCTCCATCGCGCACGTCACCGGCAAGCAGATCATGTTCGCCTCCAACGGCGAGAAGCTGGACGAATTCGACGCGTTCCACCCGGACCGCATGGCGTCCCGCATCCTCGGCATGGGCGACATGCTCTCGCTCATCGAGAAGGCCGAGCAGACCTTCAGCCAGCAAGAGGCCGAGAAGATGGCGGCCAAGCTGGCGAAGGGCCCCAAGGAGTTCACCCTCGACGACTTCCTGGCCCAGATGGAGCAGGTCCGGAAGATGGGCTCGATCTCCAAGCTGCTCGGCATGCTGCCCGGCATGGCGCAGATGAAGGACCAGATCAACAACCTCGACGAGCGCGAGGTCGACCGCACCGCCGCGATCATCAAGTCGATGACGCCGACCGAGCGCCAGGACCCGACGATCATCAACGGGTCCCGCCGGGCCCGTATCGCCCGGGGTTCCGGCGTCGACGTCAGCATGGTCAAGAACCTCGTCGAGCGGTTCTTCGAGGCCCGCAAGATGATGTCGCGGATGGCCCAGGGCGGCGGGATGCCCGGCATGCCCGGCATCCCGGGCATGGGTGGCGGCGCCGCCCGGAAGAAGAAGCAGATCAAGCAGGCCAAGGGCAAGCGCAAGAGCGGCAACCCGATGAAGCGCAAGGCCGACGAGGAGGCCGAGGCGGCGCGCCGCGAGGCGGCCGCGGCCGGCAACCCGCTCGGCCTGCCGCAGGGCGGCCAGGACCCGCAGAACTTCGAACTCCCCGAAGAATTCAAGAAGTTCATGAAGTGA
- a CDS encoding methyltransferase domain-containing protein — MSPTLVRHQLPNTGYLPSAGPAAPAGTRARARDWAEIQERMLVPLYEAAYDRLGIGPGTRLLGLGCGSGLALLLAAARGAQVSGVDADECRLELARERLTPDGMPEVTRLVSGGLADAAPTGAAFTVITAFHPVGCGGGAQEVAGALTAAATMAERGSAVVLGGWGPVERCAAAGVLGVARRLTEPAASLGAGWRPAGRDDLEELAGRAGLRPDGSGRVACPFGYADLTSAVRGMLSTGLFDAALETAGPRQVEKELAEALQPYQRADGTVWMANVFRYLIARTR; from the coding sequence ATGTCACCCACGCTCGTGCGGCACCAGCTTCCGAACACCGGGTACCTCCCCAGCGCCGGCCCGGCCGCGCCGGCCGGCACCCGCGCCCGTGCCCGCGACTGGGCGGAGATCCAGGAGCGGATGCTGGTCCCCCTCTACGAGGCCGCATACGACCGGCTGGGCATCGGGCCCGGCACCCGGCTGCTGGGGCTGGGCTGCGGTTCCGGGCTGGCCCTGCTGCTCGCGGCGGCGCGCGGGGCGCAGGTCAGCGGCGTGGACGCGGACGAGTGCCGGCTGGAGCTGGCGCGCGAGCGGCTCACGCCGGACGGGATGCCGGAGGTCACCCGGCTGGTCAGCGGCGGGCTGGCGGACGCGGCGCCGACGGGCGCGGCGTTCACCGTGATCACGGCGTTCCATCCGGTGGGCTGCGGCGGCGGGGCGCAGGAGGTGGCCGGGGCGCTGACCGCGGCGGCGACGATGGCCGAGCGCGGCAGCGCGGTGGTGCTGGGCGGCTGGGGCCCGGTGGAACGGTGCGCGGCGGCCGGGGTGCTGGGGGTGGCGCGGCGGCTGACCGAACCCGCGGCGAGCCTGGGCGCCGGCTGGCGACCGGCCGGGCGGGACGACCTGGAGGAGTTGGCGGGCCGGGCGGGGCTGCGACCCGACGGATCGGGGCGGGTGGCCTGCCCGTTCGGGTACGCGGACTTGACGAGCGCGGTGCGCGGGATGCTGTCGACCGGGCTGTTCGACGCGGCGCTGGAGACGGCCGGACCACGGCAGGTGGAGAAGGAGCTGGCCGAAGCGCTCCAGCCGTACCAACGGGCGGACGGGACGGTCTGGATGGCGAACGTCTTTCGGTATCTGATCGCGCGCACCCGTTAG
- a CDS encoding RNA-binding protein encodes MLEEALEHLVKGIVDNPDDVQVASRTLRRGRVLEVRVHPDDLGKVIGRNGRTARALRTVVGAIGGRGIRVDLVDVDQVR; translated from the coding sequence GTGCTTGAGGAGGCCCTTGAGCACCTCGTCAAGGGCATCGTCGACAACCCCGACGACGTGCAGGTAGCCTCGCGCACCCTGCGCCGCGGGCGGGTGCTGGAGGTCCGGGTCCACCCCGACGACCTCGGCAAGGTGATCGGCCGCAACGGCCGCACCGCCCGTGCACTGCGGACCGTCGTGGGTGCGATCGGCGGCCGGGGCATCCGCGTCGACCTCGTCGACGTTGACCAAGTTCGCTGA
- a CDS encoding NUDIX hydrolase, giving the protein MATEAAVPAQDAEVRQVSRVVLLDPDDRILLLHGFEPDSPSETWWFTPGGGLEGAETRAEAALRELAEETAITEATLGPLLWKRRCAFPFDGRRWEQDEWYYLARTDRTTTDTAGHTDLERRSVSGLRWWTSEELSASHETVYPTRLAELLRTLLDEGPPSAPVLLETERV; this is encoded by the coding sequence CTGGCCACCGAGGCCGCTGTTCCTGCGCAGGACGCTGAGGTGCGCCAGGTCTCCCGCGTCGTGCTGCTCGATCCGGACGACCGGATCCTGTTGTTGCACGGCTTCGAACCGGACAGCCCGTCCGAGACCTGGTGGTTCACCCCCGGCGGCGGCCTGGAGGGCGCCGAGACCCGTGCGGAGGCGGCCCTGCGCGAGCTCGCCGAGGAGACCGCTATCACCGAGGCCACCCTCGGCCCGCTGCTGTGGAAGCGCCGCTGCGCCTTCCCCTTCGACGGGCGACGCTGGGAGCAGGACGAGTGGTACTACCTGGCACGGACCGACCGGACCACCACCGACACCGCGGGCCACACGGACCTGGAACGACGCAGCGTCTCCGGATTGAGGTGGTGGACCTCGGAGGAACTGTCGGCGTCGCATGAGACGGTGTATCCGACCAGACTCGCCGAGCTGCTGCGCACACTGCTCGACGAAGGGCCCCCGAGTGCGCCGGTGCTCCTGGAGACCGAGAGGGTCTGA
- the trmD gene encoding tRNA (guanosine(37)-N1)-methyltransferase TrmD, which yields MRLDVVTIFPEYLEPLNVSLVGKARARGQLDVRIHDLRECTHDKHHTVDDTPYGGGPGMVMKPEPWGEALDGILASGEGEPVVVVPTPSGVPFTQQLAVELSAKPWLVFTPARYEGIDRRVIEEYGDRLDVREVSIGDYVLAGGEAPVLVMVEAVARLLPGVLGNAASHQDDSFAPGAMADLLEGPVYTKPPEWRGRAIPEVLVSGHHGKIARWRRDEAFRRTDRNRPDLIERADPAAFDKKDREMLSILGWAEGEGGRFGRTNHAVEE from the coding sequence ATGCGGCTCGACGTCGTCACGATCTTCCCCGAGTACCTCGAACCGCTGAACGTCTCGCTGGTCGGCAAGGCCCGCGCCCGCGGACAGCTCGACGTGCGCATCCACGACCTGCGGGAGTGCACGCACGACAAGCACCACACCGTCGACGACACCCCCTACGGTGGCGGCCCCGGCATGGTCATGAAGCCCGAGCCGTGGGGCGAGGCGCTCGACGGCATCCTGGCGTCCGGCGAGGGCGAGCCGGTCGTGGTCGTGCCGACGCCCAGTGGCGTCCCGTTCACCCAGCAGCTCGCCGTCGAACTCTCCGCCAAGCCCTGGCTGGTGTTCACCCCGGCCCGCTACGAGGGCATCGACCGCCGCGTCATCGAGGAGTACGGCGACCGCCTGGACGTCCGCGAGGTCTCCATCGGCGACTACGTCCTGGCCGGCGGCGAGGCCCCGGTGCTGGTCATGGTCGAGGCGGTGGCCCGACTGCTGCCCGGCGTCCTGGGCAACGCCGCCTCCCACCAGGACGACTCCTTCGCTCCCGGGGCGATGGCCGACCTCCTGGAGGGCCCCGTCTACACCAAGCCCCCGGAGTGGCGCGGCCGTGCCATCCCGGAGGTGCTGGTCAGCGGCCACCACGGCAAGATCGCCCGGTGGCGCCGCGACGAGGCGTTCCGCCGTACCGACCGCAATCGCCCGGATCTGATCGAGCGCGCCGACCCCGCCGCCTTCGACAAGAAGGACCGCGAGATGCTCTCCATATTGGGCTGGGCCGAGGGCGAGGGCGGCCGATTTGGGCGGACGAACCACGCCGTGGAAGAATGA
- the rpsP gene encoding 30S ribosomal protein S16 produces MAVKIKLKRLGKIRSPHYRIVVADSRTRRDGRAIEEIGLYHPVQNPSRIEVDSERAQYWLSVGAQPTEPVMAILKVTGDWQKFKGLPAPAPMKVAEPKADKSALFEAAAKASGDEPKGEAITPKAKKADKKADEAAAESTSESTED; encoded by the coding sequence GTGGCAGTCAAGATCAAGCTGAAGCGTCTGGGCAAGATCCGTTCGCCTCACTACCGCATCGTCGTCGCCGACTCCCGCACCCGTCGGGACGGTCGCGCCATCGAGGAGATCGGCCTGTACCACCCGGTGCAGAACCCCTCCCGCATCGAGGTCGACTCGGAGCGTGCGCAGTACTGGCTGAGCGTCGGCGCCCAGCCGACCGAGCCCGTGATGGCCATCCTCAAGGTGACCGGCGACTGGCAGAAGTTCAAGGGCCTGCCGGCCCCGGCGCCGATGAAGGTCGCCGAGCCGAAGGCCGACAAGAGCGCCCTCTTCGAGGCCGCTGCCAAGGCTTCCGGTGACGAGCCGAAGGGTGAGGCCATCACCCCGAAGGCGAAGAAGGCCGACAAGAAGGCGGACGAGGCCGCGGCCGAGTCCACCTCCGAGTCCACCGAGGACTGA
- a CDS encoding DUF2469 domain-containing protein — protein MSAEDLEKYETEMELKLYREYRDVVGLFKYVIETERRFYLTNDYEMQVHSVQGEVFFEVSMADAWVWDMYRPARFVKQVRVLTFKDVNIEELNKSDLDLPGS, from the coding sequence ATGAGCGCCGAGGACCTCGAAAAGTACGAGACCGAGATGGAGCTGAAGCTCTACCGGGAGTACCGAGACGTCGTCGGGCTGTTCAAATACGTGATCGAGACCGAGCGTCGCTTCTACCTCACCAACGATTACGAGATGCAGGTGCACTCCGTGCAGGGTGAGGTGTTCTTCGAGGTCTCGATGGCCGATGCCTGGGTCTGGGACATGTACCGACCGGCCCGGTTCGTCAAGCAGGTGCGAGTGCTCACGTTCAAGGACGTGAACATCGAAGAGCTCAACAAGAGCGATCTGGATCTTCCCGGAAGCTGA
- the rimM gene encoding ribosome maturation factor RimM (Essential for efficient processing of 16S rRNA): MQLVVARIGRAHGIKGEVTVEVRTDEPELRLAPGAVLATDPSSAGPLTIATGRVHSGRLLLRFDGVADRTAAEALRNTLLIAEVDPEELPEDPEEFYDHQLIDLDVVTRDGTAVGRITEVSHLPYQDLLIVARPEGGDVMIPFVAEIVPEIDLEEQRAIIDPPPGLLDEAQAEIASNREEI, from the coding sequence GTGCAGCTGGTAGTCGCCCGGATCGGCCGCGCCCACGGGATCAAGGGCGAGGTCACCGTAGAGGTGCGCACCGACGAGCCGGAGCTCCGGCTCGCCCCGGGCGCCGTCCTGGCCACCGACCCGTCGTCCGCCGGGCCGCTGACCATCGCCACCGGCCGGGTCCACAGCGGCCGGCTGCTGCTGCGCTTCGACGGCGTCGCGGACCGCACCGCCGCCGAAGCGCTGCGCAACACCTTGCTGATCGCCGAGGTCGACCCCGAGGAACTCCCCGAGGACCCCGAGGAGTTCTACGACCACCAGTTGATCGACCTCGATGTCGTCACCCGGGACGGCACCGCCGTCGGCCGGATCACCGAGGTGTCCCACCTGCCCTACCAGGACCTGCTGATCGTCGCCCGGCCCGAGGGCGGCGACGTCATGATCCCGTTCGTCGCGGAGATCGTGCCCGAGATCGACCTGGAGGAGCAGCGCGCGATCATCGACCCGCCGCCGGGACTCCTCGACGAGGCCCAGGCCGAGATCGCCTCCAACCGCGAGGAGATCTGA
- the lepB gene encoding signal peptidase I, which produces MSGTTERSTDGHGRTKGSILSGLAVAVGCVLFLGGFVWGALIYRPYTVPTDSMSPTIAAGARVLAEKVDGSAIRRGDVVVFKDTTWSDLPMVKRVVGIGGDKVACCTKKGQLTVNGTPVEEPYLQGNGPASPVGFRATVPTDQLFLLGDHRNDSLDSRVHLTDGDHGSVPRSAVAARVDARAWPLGSIGMLQRPEGFAALPGGTSQPGPLSPIVLAVVAGAVLILGGAAYGPIMRRKGRGRG; this is translated from the coding sequence ATGAGCGGCACTACGGAACGATCGACGGACGGCCACGGCCGGACCAAGGGCAGCATCCTGTCCGGTCTGGCCGTGGCCGTCGGCTGTGTGCTGTTCCTGGGGGGCTTCGTGTGGGGCGCGCTGATCTACCGCCCCTACACCGTGCCCACCGACTCGATGTCGCCCACCATCGCCGCCGGCGCCCGGGTCCTCGCCGAGAAGGTCGACGGCTCCGCGATACGCCGCGGCGACGTCGTCGTCTTCAAGGACACCACCTGGAGCGACCTGCCGATGGTCAAGCGGGTCGTCGGCATCGGCGGCGACAAGGTCGCCTGCTGCACCAAGAAGGGCCAACTCACGGTCAACGGAACCCCCGTCGAGGAACCGTATCTCCAGGGCAACGGCCCCGCCTCACCCGTCGGATTCCGGGCCACCGTCCCCACTGACCAGCTCTTCCTCCTCGGCGACCACCGCAACGACTCCCTCGACTCGCGCGTCCACCTCACCGACGGCGATCACGGCTCCGTGCCGCGCAGCGCCGTCGCCGCCCGGGTCGACGCCCGCGCCTGGCCGCTCGGCAGCATCGGCATGCTCCAGCGCCCCGAGGGTTTCGCCGCGCTCCCGGGAGGCACCTCGCAACCGGGACCGCTCTCGCCCATCGTCCTGGCGGTCGTCGCCGGGGCCGTGCTCATCCTTGGAGGAGCGGCATACGGGCCGATCATGCGACGGAAGGGACGCGGACGTGGGTGA
- the lepB gene encoding signal peptidase I yields the protein MGSHGRPRHGEQSTVGPAPEGDGTPGGEGETAGAAPGSRRATGGRAERRRQAKRIKRRRRRSYLKEIPILVGVALAIALVLKTFLVQAFVIPSGSMEQTIKIGDRVLVDKLTPWFGAKPHRGDVVVFKDPGGWLKGEQNQSTGNPGPIKDVMTFIGLLPSANEQDLIKRVIAVGGDTVRCCDKQGRVTVNGTPLTEPYVHPGNPPSELKFTVNVPTGRIFVMGDHRSNSADSRYHLDEPYHGTVSEDNVVGRAVVIAWPFSHWRFLEERDTFAAVHDAPGARASAAGAAHRVSPDSLTVLPTPAELPLVMGVVGLHRLTGRRQRGVRSGCGGLGGRRAVRNRRARRAGGTR from the coding sequence ATGGGTAGCCACGGACGTCCTCGCCACGGGGAGCAGAGCACCGTAGGGCCGGCCCCGGAGGGCGACGGGACGCCCGGTGGCGAGGGGGAGACCGCCGGCGCGGCGCCGGGATCCCGCCGGGCGACCGGCGGGCGGGCCGAGCGACGCCGGCAGGCCAAGCGCATCAAGCGCCGCAGGCGCCGTTCCTACCTCAAGGAAATCCCGATCCTCGTCGGGGTGGCGCTGGCCATCGCGCTGGTCCTGAAGACGTTCCTGGTGCAGGCGTTCGTGATCCCGTCCGGCTCCATGGAGCAGACGATCAAGATCGGCGACCGGGTGCTGGTCGACAAGCTCACCCCGTGGTTCGGCGCCAAGCCGCACCGCGGCGACGTGGTCGTCTTCAAGGACCCCGGCGGCTGGCTCAAGGGCGAGCAGAACCAGTCCACCGGCAACCCCGGCCCGATCAAGGACGTCATGACCTTCATCGGACTGCTGCCGTCCGCCAACGAGCAGGACCTCATCAAGCGTGTGATCGCGGTCGGCGGCGACACCGTCCGCTGCTGCGACAAGCAGGGGCGGGTCACCGTCAACGGCACCCCGCTCACCGAGCCCTACGTGCACCCCGGAAACCCGCCCTCCGAGCTGAAGTTCACGGTGAACGTCCCCACCGGGCGGATCTTCGTGATGGGTGACCACCGCTCCAACTCGGCGGATTCGCGCTACCACTTGGACGAGCCCTACCACGGCACCGTTTCCGAGGACAACGTCGTCGGCCGGGCGGTGGTCATCGCCTGGCCGTTCAGTCACTGGCGGTTCCTCGAAGAGCGGGACACCTTCGCCGCCGTGCACGACGCGCCGGGTGCGAGGGCCTCGGCGGCGGGTGCAGCGCATAGGGTGTCACCCGACAGTTTGACCGTACTCCCGACCCCTGCGGAACTCCCGCTCGTTATGGGAGTGGTGGGCCTGCACCGGTTGACGGGCAGGCGACAGCGCGGAGTAAGGAGTGGATGTGGGGGACTTGGCGGTCGGCGCGCGGTCCGGAACCGAAGAGCCCGAAGAGCCGGCGGGACGCGGTGA